In Dermochelys coriacea isolate rDerCor1 chromosome 10, rDerCor1.pri.v4, whole genome shotgun sequence, one DNA window encodes the following:
- the LOC119863074 gene encoding mesoderm posterior protein 1-like yields MASCHAQLLAQDLQLLPSQALLQEWGRVQPNTEGYSSCSPTPSTDSSGLSPLYPLCPAPQEPRSSCSAALSLVLTPRRRAGLCPAYGSRKGSRGRAGGGQRQSASEREKLRMRNLSKALHTLRRYLPPSVAPAGQSLTKIETLRLTIHYISHLSELLGLSEETLAQRREGPRRRCHLCPEGLGCCQARTPGLQAASPAPWQGSPPAAESWVSPTCCPVAGTSPEPHGALSTDTAAWLSLPYCPATGTPTEPHGARTLDAGPMLLPAEFAGAGLSSQGEKPEKQPVAEEVLMSLGSPAGEGHTHERNERDAVAVAV; encoded by the exons ATGGCCAGCTGCCATGCCCAGCTCCTAGCCCAGGATCTCCAGCTGCTCCCGAGCCAGGCCCtgctgcaggagtggggcagggtccAGCCCAACACGGAGGGGTACAGCAGCTGCTCCCCAACGCCCTCCACAGACTCCAGCGGCCTCTCACCCCTCTACCCCCTCTGCCCAGCTCCCCAGGAGCCCcgcagcagctgctctgcagcCTTGAGCCTGGTGCTGACGCCAAGACGCAGGGCTGGCCTGTGCCCAGCCTACGGGAGCAGGAAGGGCAGCCGGGGCAGGGCAGGCGGCGGGCAGAGGCAGAGCGCCAGCGAGCGGGAGAAGTTGCGCATGAGGAACCTGTCCAAGGCTCTCCACACCCTGCGACGCTACCTGCCCCCCTCGGTGGCACCGGCCGGCCAGAGCCTGACCAAGATCGAGACCCTGCGCCTCACCATCCACTACATCTCCCACCTGTCGGAGCTGCTGGGGCTCAGCGAGGAGACGCTGGCCCAGAGGAGAGAGGGCCCACGCCGGCGCTGCCACCTGTGCCCCGAGGGGCTGGGTTGCTGCCAGGCCAGGACCCCTGGCCTCCAGGCAGCATCTCCAGCCCCGTGGCAGGGGTCCCCCCCAGCCGCAGAGTCCTGGGTGTCGCCCACCTGCTGCCCTGTCGCAGGGACATCCCCCGAGCCGCACGGGGCACTCAGCACAGACACAGCCGCTTGGCTTTCGCTCCCTTACTGCCCTGCCACAGGGACGCCCACCGAGCCGCACGGGGCACGAACCCTGGATGCGGGGCCAATGCTGCTGCCAGCTGAGTTTGCAGGCGCGGGCCTGTCCTCCCAG GGGGAGAAACCTGAGAAGCAGCCGGTGGCAGAGGAAGTCCTCATGAGCCTTGGCAGCCCAGCTGGAGAGGGCCACACGCACGAGAGGAATGAGAGGGACGCAGTCGCTGTCGCTGTCTGA